In Mobula hypostoma chromosome 24, sMobHyp1.1, whole genome shotgun sequence, a genomic segment contains:
- the LOC134337209 gene encoding immunoglobulin lambda-1 light chain-like, translating to MRTLCFFWSLAVWLGSGESQTLTQPPTVSLSPGATATLSCDIGSKASYVVGWYKQTPGTVPQWILYYHQSHSAPTYGPGFSSDRFTSTSNSAGTVYQLIIKNVETNDAAVYYCATWFSSGSSYGVFGPGTKLFVTDRQLPDPSVELLGPSAEEISAKGSGTLVCLVSKLSIGFPVVSWTVNDSPTSSEVQTSGVTQNADKTFSLSSYLTVPGADWSSGKRYSCSVQQGAASTISATVTQSSC from the exons ATGCGGACGCTGTGCTTTTTCTGGTCTCTGGCAGTGTGGCTGGGCT CTGGAGAGTCCCAGACTCTGACTCAGCCTCCGACCGTGTCGCTGAGTCCAGGAGCCACGGCCACGCTGAGTTGTGACATCGGATCAAAGGCTAGCTATGTTGTTGGTTGGTACAAGCAGACACCGGGAACAGTTCCACAATGGATCCTGTACTACCATCAATCGCACAGCGCCCCGACCTACGGCCCTGGGTTTAGCAGCGACCGTTTCACGTCGACATCCAACAGCGCCGGCACCGTTTACCAGTTGATCATAAAAAACGTGGAGACGAATGACGCTGCCGTCTATTACTGCGCAACGTGGTTTTCATCGGGCAGTAGCTACGGGGTGTTCGGCCCAGGGACCAAGCTCTTTGTTACAG ATCGGCAGCTCCCAGACCCGTCAGTGGAACTACTTGGGCCGTCAGCCGAGGAGATCTCCGCTAAAGGATCGGGCACCTTAGTTTGCCTGGTCAGTAAATTGTCGATCGGCTTCCCTGTCGTCAGCTGGACAGTGAACGACAGTCCGACGAGCAGTGAGGTGCAAACCAGCGGGGTGACTCAGAACGCGGACAAAACCTTCAGTCTCAGCAGCTACCTGACGGTGCCCGGCGCAGACTGGAGCAGTGGGAAGAGGTACTCCTGCTCAGTTCAACAAGGAGCAGCCTCGACAATATCCGCAACAGTCACACAGTCCAGCTGTTAA